From one Thermanaeromonas sp. C210 genomic stretch:
- a CDS encoding alcohol dehydrogenase catalytic domain-containing protein, with amino-acid sequence MKALYFLSPGQLELREVEKPEAGPGELIVKVAYAGVCGTDVRIYRGTKAIPAPRIIGHEFSGTIAEVGPGVEGWEVGSRVTVYPVIPCGTCYACRSGRPNICLNRTTIGYELDGAFAEYVKVPREAVGQGHVIPLPPEVSLEEAAAAEPVAAAFHGIRRSRLSPGQDVCIMGAGPIGLYHLQLAFWRGARQVIVSEPQEERRNLALRFGATVAVAPEEVKAAVGEVTGGAGVDVVFIDVGIPAIIREAVSLAKKGGTCVLFAGCPAGSTAEIDPNEIHYREVDLIGSSASTPGNLATVLRLAARNFIDIKSTIGHILDLEDWARAFQMKQDYAGLKTLLKP; translated from the coding sequence GTGAAAGCCCTTTATTTCTTGAGCCCCGGGCAACTGGAGCTGCGCGAGGTGGAGAAGCCCGAGGCGGGCCCGGGCGAATTGATAGTGAAGGTAGCCTACGCCGGGGTGTGCGGCACGGATGTGCGGATCTACCGTGGAACCAAAGCCATTCCCGCGCCGCGGATAATCGGCCATGAATTTTCGGGAACCATTGCCGAGGTAGGTCCGGGGGTGGAAGGCTGGGAGGTCGGCTCCCGGGTAACCGTCTATCCCGTTATACCCTGCGGTACGTGTTACGCTTGCCGGAGCGGCCGGCCCAACATATGCCTTAACCGCACCACCATCGGTTACGAACTGGACGGGGCCTTTGCGGAGTACGTAAAAGTACCGCGAGAAGCCGTGGGGCAAGGTCACGTGATACCCCTGCCGCCGGAAGTCTCCCTGGAGGAAGCGGCGGCCGCCGAACCCGTAGCCGCGGCCTTCCACGGGATTCGGCGGTCCCGGCTTTCTCCCGGGCAGGACGTCTGCATTATGGGCGCGGGTCCCATAGGCCTCTATCACCTGCAGTTAGCCTTCTGGCGCGGCGCCCGGCAGGTTATTGTTTCGGAACCCCAGGAAGAAAGAAGGAATCTTGCCTTAAGGTTCGGCGCCACGGTGGCGGTGGCACCCGAGGAAGTAAAGGCAGCGGTGGGTGAAGTCACCGGCGGAGCGGGAGTTGACGTAGTATTCATCGACGTGGGAATACCCGCCATAATCAGGGAAGCCGTGAGCCTCGCCAAAAAAGGCGGGACGTGTGTGCTTTTTGCCGGCTGCCCGGCCGGGAGTACGGCCGAGATAGATCCCAATGAAATCCACTACAGAGAAGTAGACCTCATAGGTTCTTCGGCCTCCACGCCCGGAAATTTAGCCACGGTCCTAAGGCTGGCAGCCCGGAATTTCATCGATATCAAGAGCACTATAGGCCACATTTTGGACTTGGAAGACTGGGCCCGGGCCTTCCAGATGAAACAGGATTATGCCGGGCTGAAAACCCTCCTAAAGCCTTAA
- a CDS encoding class II aldolase/adducin family protein — MDLKDQLVEVCHLLYQRKLVSSTGGNVSVRTERGLYITPTGYSLGELTRDDIVEMDLEGNVLSGGRPSKEWRFHTSLLKLREDVNAVIHAHPTYAVAVSCRKDLELADAMPALTPGYLVRVGKLPAVPYAPPGTEDLARSVEDVLRDHHAVLMQNHGVTVVAKDLRYALILLEEIEENAHLYLLLGRDYRSLS, encoded by the coding sequence ATGGACTTAAAAGATCAACTGGTCGAAGTATGCCATCTGCTCTATCAACGGAAACTGGTAAGCAGCACCGGCGGGAACGTGAGCGTAAGGACGGAAAGGGGACTTTACATCACGCCTACCGGCTATTCCCTGGGGGAACTAACCAGAGACGACATAGTGGAGATGGACCTTGAGGGCAACGTCTTAAGCGGGGGCCGGCCTTCGAAGGAATGGCGGTTCCATACTAGCCTCCTGAAGCTGCGGGAGGACGTCAACGCCGTAATCCACGCCCACCCCACCTATGCCGTGGCCGTATCCTGCAGAAAGGATCTAGAGCTTGCCGATGCCATGCCGGCCCTTACACCGGGTTATCTCGTCCGAGTAGGAAAGCTTCCGGCGGTCCCCTACGCGCCTCCGGGGACCGAAGACCTGGCCCGGAGCGTTGAGGATGTGCTGCGCGACCACCATGCCGTCCTCATGCAGAACCACGGCGTCACGGTGGTGGCGAAAGATTTAAGGTATGCCCTAATTCTCTTAGAAGAAATCGAAGAGAACGCCCACCTTTATCTCTTGTTGGGTCGAGATTATCGTTCCCTGAGTTAA
- the pdxA gene encoding 4-hydroxythreonine-4-phosphate dehydrogenase PdxA has protein sequence MVREYWRMSLTTGDRPPGESIPGELRPLIGITMGDASGIGPEIIVKVLGSPEVYDKCVPVVLGDAKVLERARQMVDPDLRINKVVNPAQALGRPGIIDLIDYDNIEMDQVPDGVANPVAGRAAVFYTKAAASMAMEGKIDAVVSAPVNKEAMRLAGYTYEGQAQILAEATGASEYSMILTLRHVRIMMLTTHMSLMEACRQVKKDRILRALHLAHKSLEGFGIKAPRIGVAALNPHAGENGLFGREEIDEIVPAVNQARAEGLNVSGPFPADSIFLKARDEALFDLVLSLYHDQANIAAKLMGFGSVVTLMLGIGIIRTSVGHGTAFDIAWQNRARADNFKAALLAAADLAIRRRGCGGPPEKDLRCPAGPAP, from the coding sequence GTGGTCCGCGAATATTGGCGGATGTCCTTGACTACCGGGGATAGGCCGCCTGGGGAAAGTATACCGGGCGAATTACGCCCGCTAATAGGAATAACCATGGGGGACGCGTCGGGGATAGGGCCGGAAATCATAGTAAAGGTCTTGGGTTCTCCAGAGGTCTACGACAAGTGTGTACCCGTCGTACTGGGCGATGCCAAGGTCTTGGAAAGGGCCCGTCAGATGGTCGACCCGGACCTTAGAATAAACAAGGTGGTCAACCCTGCCCAGGCCCTAGGACGGCCCGGCATAATCGATCTTATCGACTACGATAACATTGAGATGGACCAGGTACCGGACGGCGTGGCCAATCCTGTCGCAGGGAGGGCGGCGGTTTTTTACACTAAAGCGGCTGCCAGCATGGCAATGGAAGGGAAAATCGATGCCGTCGTTTCCGCTCCTGTAAACAAGGAGGCAATGAGGCTGGCAGGTTACACTTACGAGGGGCAGGCCCAAATACTGGCAGAAGCCACCGGCGCCTCGGAATATTCCATGATCCTTACATTAAGGCACGTGCGCATTATGATGCTCACCACCCACATGTCCCTTATGGAGGCCTGCCGGCAGGTAAAAAAGGACCGGATCTTAAGGGCATTACATTTAGCTCATAAATCGCTGGAGGGTTTCGGTATAAAGGCTCCCCGCATCGGCGTGGCCGCCCTTAATCCTCACGCAGGGGAGAACGGGCTGTTCGGCCGGGAGGAAATAGATGAAATTGTACCGGCCGTAAACCAAGCCCGCGCGGAAGGCCTTAACGTTTCTGGGCCCTTCCCGGCGGACAGCATTTTCTTAAAAGCAAGGGATGAGGCCTTGTTTGATCTGGTACTCAGCCTTTATCACGACCAGGCCAATATCGCGGCCAAGCTCATGGGATTCGGCTCCGTCGTGACCCTTATGCTGGGTATCGGGATTATCCGTACCTCCGTGGGGCACGGTACGGCCTTCGACATCGCCTGGCAAAATCGGGCCAGGGCCGATAATTTCAAGGCCGCACTGCTTGCCGCCGCAGACCTGGCTATTCGCAGGCGCGGTTGCGGTGGCCCGCCGGAGAAAGATTTACGGTGCCCGGCCGGTCCGGCTCCCTAG
- a CDS encoding four-carbon acid sugar kinase family protein, which yields MTILPVVIIADDLTGACDAAAQFLPQIRPIKVWTEVPSEISRDLRSYRVISLNTQTRDLSPHSAGEICRAAGHLLRVSGVRTILIKKIDTAFRGNVGIEIERLLDSLGLKAAVVIPSIPDLGRTTVNGVQLLEGRPIHEFFAEDPTYKLRTSKVTELISRSTRLPVGNVPLNVVRKVKEIRPAVEQALKAGFRIIVFDAASNEDIDRTVYSLLSDGLSFLFVGSLGLTAAISRYLVGARGTGHGPIHGAQTPGRGARGGTLVVCGSRHRASVQQVECLRGVEGVKTFSLEITPPGPDEFLLEDIAAALRGGNMVVLRAEQVGEITAAGSLAADYLARVTKAIGERASFEDLIILGGDTAYHVCQTLGVVELELEGVMHTVVSRGRVIKGPRSGLQLWLKGGSVGGPRILADVLDYRG from the coding sequence GTGACTATCTTACCGGTCGTAATAATAGCCGACGACCTAACCGGAGCCTGCGACGCCGCTGCCCAATTCCTTCCTCAAATACGCCCCATAAAGGTTTGGACGGAGGTGCCGTCCGAGATTTCCCGGGACCTGCGTTCGTACAGGGTGATTTCCCTGAACACCCAGACTAGGGATCTCTCCCCTCATTCGGCAGGAGAGATTTGCAGAGCGGCAGGGCATCTTTTGAGGGTGAGTGGCGTAAGAACCATTTTGATCAAAAAGATAGATACCGCCTTTCGCGGCAATGTAGGCATTGAAATAGAACGGCTCTTAGATAGTTTGGGTTTGAAGGCTGCGGTGGTAATACCTTCTATTCCCGACCTGGGGAGAACAACCGTCAACGGTGTTCAACTACTTGAAGGCAGACCCATTCACGAATTCTTTGCAGAGGATCCAACGTATAAGTTGCGCACGTCAAAAGTCACAGAACTGATAAGCCGTAGTACGCGACTGCCCGTGGGGAATGTACCCTTAAATGTGGTTCGCAAAGTAAAGGAAATAAGGCCGGCTGTAGAGCAGGCCTTGAAAGCCGGGTTTAGGATAATCGTTTTCGATGCCGCCAGCAACGAAGATATAGATCGGACGGTATACAGTTTACTTTCTGATGGCCTTTCCTTCCTTTTTGTTGGTTCTCTGGGCCTTACGGCTGCCATTTCCCGGTACCTTGTTGGAGCAAGGGGTACCGGACACGGGCCCATACATGGAGCCCAGACCCCGGGGAGGGGTGCCCGGGGGGGAACCCTGGTCGTCTGCGGCAGCAGGCACCGGGCCTCGGTACAGCAGGTCGAGTGTTTGAGAGGGGTGGAGGGTGTAAAGACTTTCTCCCTCGAGATAACTCCGCCGGGGCCGGATGAATTTTTACTTGAAGACATTGCCGCCGCCTTGAGGGGCGGAAATATGGTGGTCCTGAGGGCCGAACAGGTAGGGGAAATCACGGCGGCCGGCAGCTTGGCGGCCGATTACCTGGCCCGGGTCACCAAGGCTATAGGGGAAAGGGCGTCCTTCGAAGATCTTATAATCCTGGGCGGGGATACGGCTTATCACGTGTGCCAAACTTTAGGGGTTGTAGAACTGGAGCTGGAAGGCGTTATGCATACAGTAGTTAGTCGCGGTCGGGTGATAAAGGGGCCGCGGTCGGGATTGCAGCTGTGGCTAAAGGGGGGCTCCGTCGGTGGTCCGCGAATATTGGCGGATGTCCTTGACTACCGGGGATAG
- a CDS encoding lactate racemase domain-containing protein, whose product MRIEGLEGVVLPRMYRIKQTFPDLALRDVPGKVREEIARTGFRNRVAGGKRVAVAVGSRGINNIALIVKTVVEEIKRYGGKPFILPAMGSHGGATAEGQREVLESYGITEEYTGAPIVSSMEVVSLGKTAKGVEVFMDKEAYGADAIVAINRIKLHTDFRGEIESGVLKLLAIGLGKHKGAANIHRYGAWGLKEHIPEVARVMIEKGPVALGIGIVEDAYDHTAIIEAMEPRDIEEREKELLKKQRELMPSLPVDKIDVLIVDEMGKNVSGCGMDTNVIGRIKIKGVPDPERPDIQVVVVLDLTEESHGNAVGIGLADLTTRRLVNKIDFEQMYANCITSTFPERGKVPVTMDTDELAIKTAFLWIGPIDGREAKVIRIKNTLELSDMYVSEACLEELKGRSDIVVLEGPVELQFDAEGNLV is encoded by the coding sequence ATGCGCATAGAAGGATTGGAAGGGGTAGTTTTGCCCCGGATGTATCGCATTAAGCAGACCTTTCCCGATCTGGCCCTCCGGGATGTACCGGGGAAGGTCAGGGAGGAAATAGCCCGGACGGGGTTTCGCAATAGAGTGGCCGGGGGTAAAAGGGTGGCCGTAGCCGTGGGGAGCCGGGGGATTAACAATATCGCCCTTATAGTCAAGACCGTGGTAGAAGAGATAAAGAGATACGGGGGCAAGCCCTTCATACTCCCGGCCATGGGCAGTCACGGCGGGGCCACGGCCGAAGGTCAAAGGGAGGTGCTGGAGAGCTACGGTATTACCGAAGAATACACCGGGGCTCCGATAGTTTCTTCCATGGAAGTGGTGTCCCTGGGCAAGACGGCCAAAGGTGTCGAAGTGTTTATGGATAAGGAGGCTTACGGTGCCGACGCCATTGTGGCCATCAACCGCATAAAGCTGCACACGGACTTCCGCGGCGAGATCGAGAGCGGGGTGTTGAAGCTTTTGGCCATAGGGCTAGGTAAGCACAAGGGAGCGGCCAACATACACCGGTACGGGGCGTGGGGCTTGAAGGAACACATTCCCGAAGTGGCCCGGGTAATGATAGAGAAAGGGCCGGTGGCCTTAGGCATAGGTATAGTAGAGGATGCCTACGACCACACGGCCATCATAGAAGCCATGGAACCGCGGGACATAGAAGAGAGAGAGAAGGAGTTGCTTAAGAAGCAGCGGGAGCTAATGCCTTCGTTGCCTGTGGACAAGATAGACGTGCTCATAGTAGACGAGATGGGGAAAAACGTGAGCGGTTGCGGCATGGATACCAATGTGATAGGGAGGATCAAGATTAAAGGGGTGCCGGATCCCGAAAGACCGGATATACAGGTGGTAGTAGTGTTGGACCTTACCGAGGAGAGCCACGGTAATGCCGTAGGCATAGGCCTGGCGGACCTTACCACCAGGAGGCTGGTAAACAAAATAGATTTCGAGCAAATGTATGCCAACTGCATAACCTCCACCTTTCCGGAGAGGGGAAAAGTACCGGTCACCATGGATACCGATGAACTGGCCATCAAGACGGCCTTCCTGTGGATAGGGCCGATAGACGGCCGGGAGGCCAAGGTGATCCGGATAAAGAATACCTTGGAACTGAGCGATATGTACGTTTCCGAGGCCTGCCTGGAGGAACTCAAGGGACGCTCGGATATAGTCGTCCTGGAAGGCCCGGTAGAACTGCAATTCGACGCGGAGGGGAATCTGGTTTAA
- a CDS encoding Nramp family divalent metal transporter: MANSLFKYPEPDPRLKMGWKGLLAFLGPGFILASATVGSGEVFFAPRGGALFGYAVLWCLLLGALSKGFMAISGTRYVVLTGEHPMTRWGQIFPGPKNWFPVMMGILTIICFPSWVGGLANLLGDITTKWTGVLGIKWWATIYIIGTLIIAVIGSYNWVEKAQTTIVVTMVVAFLVGVFAARPDWVQAFLGLFPTIPSGYEPWVIEKYPDVANRKLWIELVGYVGAIGGGTYDYIGYVGLYRNKGWGALGLPNLAEIQEKLLAADPKAKFALPVEEEEVKKARTWLRAPATDAVVSFGALLIITAAVTILGATLLHPAQLVPAGTQLMEHQALFLTQLHPSLLYLYYVGIWCALWGTIYSVFELYPATTYESFAPAFKVIRDAGKDGIAKWVWAYMVLAGLAYNWLGLTFTTMVTYATMIGGSLTCGIWCLAQVWTERKVLPKEYHMGPVLTTCVILSGLFLLGMAVISIMQQFGLIK, encoded by the coding sequence TTGGCCAATAGCCTGTTTAAGTATCCGGAGCCCGATCCGCGGCTCAAGATGGGATGGAAAGGGCTTCTGGCCTTCCTCGGACCGGGCTTCATCCTGGCTTCGGCGACCGTAGGAAGCGGCGAGGTCTTTTTCGCTCCCCGCGGGGGCGCCCTTTTCGGCTACGCCGTACTCTGGTGCCTCCTACTGGGCGCCCTCTCCAAAGGGTTCATGGCCATTAGCGGTACTCGTTATGTGGTCTTAACGGGCGAGCACCCCATGACGCGCTGGGGTCAGATCTTTCCCGGCCCCAAGAACTGGTTTCCCGTTATGATGGGCATATTGACCATAATTTGTTTCCCCTCCTGGGTGGGCGGGCTCGCCAACTTATTGGGGGATATTACTACCAAGTGGACGGGTGTCCTGGGTATTAAGTGGTGGGCGACCATCTATATCATAGGGACTTTAATTATTGCGGTTATAGGCAGCTACAACTGGGTGGAGAAGGCCCAGACCACCATTGTCGTCACCATGGTAGTAGCCTTTCTGGTAGGGGTTTTTGCGGCCAGGCCGGATTGGGTCCAGGCCTTCCTGGGGCTTTTCCCCACCATCCCCTCCGGCTATGAGCCGTGGGTCATCGAAAAGTATCCCGACGTGGCCAACCGCAAGCTGTGGATAGAGCTGGTGGGTTACGTGGGGGCCATAGGCGGCGGCACTTATGACTACATCGGATATGTGGGACTCTACCGCAATAAGGGGTGGGGAGCCCTGGGCCTGCCCAACCTGGCGGAAATCCAGGAGAAACTATTGGCTGCCGATCCCAAGGCAAAATTCGCCCTGCCCGTGGAAGAAGAAGAGGTGAAGAAGGCCCGGACCTGGCTCAGGGCCCCGGCGACGGACGCCGTGGTGAGCTTCGGCGCCCTGCTGATAATCACGGCGGCGGTTACCATCCTGGGCGCTACCTTGCTCCATCCCGCCCAGCTCGTGCCGGCGGGCACCCAGCTCATGGAACACCAGGCTTTGTTCCTAACCCAGCTTCATCCTTCCCTCCTTTACCTGTACTACGTCGGTATATGGTGCGCCCTTTGGGGGACCATCTACAGTGTTTTCGAGCTGTATCCGGCCACTACCTACGAATCCTTTGCTCCGGCCTTCAAAGTTATCCGCGATGCCGGTAAAGACGGAATAGCCAAGTGGGTATGGGCCTACATGGTCCTGGCCGGGCTGGCCTACAACTGGTTGGGCCTGACCTTTACCACTATGGTAACCTACGCGACCATGATAGGCGGCAGCCTGACCTGCGGGATCTGGTGCCTGGCCCAGGTATGGACGGAGAGGAAGGTTCTTCCCAAAGAATACCACATGGGTCCCGTCCTCACCACCTGTGTTATCCTCTCCGGCCTCTTCCTGCTGGGTATGGCCGTGATCTCCATCATGCAGCAGTTCGGCCTGATCAAGTAG
- a CDS encoding xylulokinase: MEARELLLGIDVGGGGVKVGAFNLDGRLVALATEPLDLSFPGPGWAESHPGDWLEKIRICMDRIKEKIRDREVVGIGLSNMCPSLVALNDAGEPLRPAILYLDTRSWQEASAIQERRPLEWFLQESGNRVAAGTISGTSIRWLKEHEPEVYRSTRFFGHANTYLAGALTGRFGIDYSNASLTGLFNQRTTLKWSPTLCEAYEVEMTKLPELIPSHERVGRLDERGAEILGLPTGIPVAMGGADSACSAFAAGITEEGDVFETSGTSDVLAVCFAKPLFEARFLNRCHVVPGRWLGMGAMVAVGAAFRWARDVLGSTEKHVAELSGLDAYDVLCAEAARSRPGARGVVFLPYMSGERSPIWDPHARGIFFGLHLKTTKNDLIRAVLEGGSYGLKANLEVAEELLGREVKTIAVVGKGGKNDFWAQLRADITGKEIRVLEFHETAVLGAAMLGGMAASVYGDYKDALRAAVKGYKSYFPNYQNKDIYKAAYKLYKSLYPRLKDCFRELKEIEAQYY, encoded by the coding sequence GTGGAGGCGCGGGAACTTCTCCTCGGTATAGACGTGGGTGGCGGAGGCGTCAAGGTAGGAGCTTTTAACCTTGACGGCCGGCTCGTGGCCCTGGCTACGGAGCCCCTGGACCTCTCCTTCCCCGGCCCGGGGTGGGCCGAATCCCACCCCGGGGACTGGCTGGAAAAAATACGAATCTGCATGGACAGAATAAAGGAGAAAATCCGCGACCGCGAAGTCGTAGGCATAGGTCTAAGCAACATGTGCCCTTCCCTGGTGGCCCTAAATGACGCCGGTGAGCCCCTGCGTCCCGCCATCCTCTACCTGGATACCCGGTCCTGGCAGGAAGCTTCTGCCATTCAAGAACGCAGGCCCCTGGAGTGGTTTCTCCAAGAGAGCGGGAATAGGGTGGCGGCGGGTACCATATCCGGTACCAGTATTCGCTGGCTGAAGGAGCACGAGCCGGAAGTTTACCGGTCAACCAGGTTCTTTGGACACGCCAATACCTACCTGGCAGGAGCCCTGACAGGAAGGTTCGGGATAGATTATTCCAATGCTTCCCTCACCGGCCTCTTCAACCAGCGAACTACCTTGAAGTGGTCCCCGACCCTTTGCGAAGCCTACGAGGTAGAAATGACCAAGTTGCCCGAACTTATCCCCTCCCACGAAAGGGTAGGCCGACTAGACGAAAGGGGCGCCGAGATACTGGGGTTGCCCACGGGTATACCGGTGGCCATGGGAGGAGCGGACAGCGCCTGTTCTGCCTTTGCCGCAGGAATTACAGAAGAAGGGGACGTCTTTGAGACTTCAGGCACTTCAGACGTCCTGGCCGTATGTTTTGCCAAGCCCCTTTTCGAAGCGCGGTTTCTCAACCGGTGCCACGTAGTTCCTGGGAGGTGGCTGGGCATGGGAGCCATGGTGGCGGTAGGCGCGGCCTTCCGGTGGGCGAGGGATGTCCTGGGTTCCACGGAAAAACACGTGGCCGAATTGAGCGGGCTGGACGCCTACGACGTGCTGTGCGCGGAAGCCGCCCGTTCGCGGCCGGGGGCCCGGGGGGTAGTATTCCTCCCCTATATGTCGGGTGAGAGAAGCCCCATCTGGGACCCTCATGCCAGGGGAATATTCTTCGGGCTTCACCTCAAAACCACTAAGAACGACCTTATCCGGGCGGTTCTCGAAGGCGGGAGCTACGGCTTAAAGGCTAACTTGGAAGTGGCGGAAGAACTGTTGGGGAGGGAAGTGAAAACCATTGCAGTGGTGGGAAAGGGAGGTAAGAACGATTTTTGGGCTCAACTGAGGGCGGATATCACCGGCAAGGAGATAAGGGTGTTGGAATTCCACGAGACGGCCGTCCTTGGCGCCGCCATGCTGGGAGGGATGGCCGCCAGCGTGTACGGTGACTATAAAGACGCCCTGCGGGCGGCGGTAAAGGGATACAAATCATATTTTCCTAATTACCAGAATAAGGATATATATAAGGCTGCTTATAAGTTATATAAAAGCTTATATCCGCGCCTTAAAGACTGTTTCCGGGAGTTGAAGGAAATTGAGGCGCAGTACTACTAG
- a CDS encoding class I fructose-bisphosphate aldolase, with protein sequence MELGKQIRLERLLNSRSKRIFVVAFDHGVNRGVLPGIENVGAKLKAVVEAGVDAVTLNKGIAARLFHPYAGRVALIMKASGFSPFHKNYDVTYADAEEAIRLGADAISVGVMLGDERQPEMLKELGRISKEAASLGLPLIAHIYPGGNLIPEEERYKVEHISYCARVGAELGVDIIKTWYTGSPETFARVVEACPARVVVAGGPKMDSARELFQMTYDALRAGAAGVTYGRNIWQHDNIPGIVRALQSIIHEGKTPEEAVALLEEK encoded by the coding sequence ATGGAATTAGGAAAACAGATTCGCCTGGAACGGCTGCTGAATAGCAGGTCTAAACGAATATTCGTAGTGGCCTTTGACCACGGCGTGAACAGGGGAGTGCTGCCGGGGATAGAGAATGTCGGCGCAAAGCTTAAAGCAGTGGTGGAGGCGGGGGTGGATGCCGTAACCCTGAACAAGGGCATAGCCGCGCGGCTGTTTCACCCCTATGCCGGGAGGGTGGCCCTCATAATGAAGGCTTCGGGGTTTTCGCCCTTTCACAAGAACTATGACGTCACCTACGCCGACGCGGAGGAGGCCATAAGGTTAGGGGCCGATGCCATATCGGTGGGGGTCATGCTGGGCGACGAAAGACAGCCCGAAATGTTAAAGGAACTGGGACGCATATCTAAAGAAGCCGCCAGCCTGGGCCTTCCCCTGATAGCCCATATCTACCCCGGGGGCAACCTCATACCCGAAGAAGAGCGTTACAAAGTCGAGCATATAAGCTACTGCGCCCGGGTTGGCGCCGAGCTGGGAGTAGATATTATCAAGACCTGGTACACGGGATCTCCCGAAACCTTTGCCCGGGTGGTGGAGGCCTGCCCCGCCAGGGTGGTAGTGGCGGGAGGGCCCAAAATGGATAGTGCGCGGGAACTATTCCAGATGACCTACGATGCCCTAAGGGCGGGCGCGGCCGGCGTCACCTACGGCCGCAACATCTGGCAGCACGACAACATCCCTGGCATCGTACGGGCCTTGCAAAGCATAATTCACGAAGGGAAGACGCCGGAAGAAGCCGTAGCCCTACTGGAAGAAAAATAA
- a CDS encoding zinc-dependent dehydrogenase — translation MLAAVLYGPGHLEVTDYPEPVIGDEEILVKVGTAAICGTDLRIIAGKKTRGVRYPSVIGHEFAGEVAAVGAGVKDFKPGQGVAVAPIIPCRNCLYCRTGLENVCANRQALGYEFDGGFAEYVRIPAVALASGNVFHLPPGVSPEEAALLEPLSCCLNGQRKVGVGAGDAVLIMGSGPIGLMHLMLARAKGAGKIVVSELSARRRRLALEAGADVVVDPAEMSLAEVARRETDMGFDVAIMAVGVPGQVNDVFKAVRKGGRVSLFAGFPEGETSVIDANTIHYNEILVTGASASTRQDFIQAMHLVKAGRIDLKQLISHRFALKDIAQALEVARSGEGLKVIIEPR, via the coding sequence ATGTTAGCGGCAGTCCTTTACGGCCCGGGCCACCTGGAGGTCACCGATTACCCGGAGCCCGTTATCGGAGACGAAGAGATTCTCGTCAAGGTGGGGACCGCGGCCATATGCGGGACGGATTTGCGCATTATCGCGGGCAAGAAAACCCGCGGAGTTCGCTACCCTTCGGTGATAGGCCACGAGTTTGCCGGTGAGGTGGCCGCCGTTGGGGCCGGGGTAAAAGACTTTAAACCCGGGCAGGGGGTCGCCGTGGCGCCCATAATACCCTGCCGGAACTGCCTGTACTGCCGGACGGGCCTGGAGAATGTATGCGCCAACCGGCAGGCCCTGGGATATGAATTCGACGGAGGTTTTGCGGAATACGTGCGGATACCCGCCGTCGCCCTGGCCAGCGGCAACGTATTCCACCTCCCCCCCGGCGTGAGCCCGGAGGAGGCAGCCTTGCTTGAACCCCTCTCCTGCTGCCTGAACGGCCAGAGGAAAGTCGGTGTGGGGGCCGGGGATGCGGTACTCATTATGGGGTCCGGCCCCATAGGCCTTATGCATCTTATGCTGGCCCGGGCCAAGGGGGCCGGCAAAATAGTAGTCAGCGAGCTTTCGGCCCGGCGCCGCAGGTTAGCCTTAGAAGCAGGGGCGGACGTCGTGGTAGACCCGGCCGAGATGTCCCTAGCCGAGGTGGCGCGGCGCGAAACGGACATGGGCTTTGACGTGGCCATCATGGCCGTAGGGGTGCCGGGCCAGGTTAACGACGTTTTTAAAGCCGTGCGCAAGGGAGGTAGGGTCAGCCTTTTCGCCGGCTTCCCGGAAGGGGAAACGAGCGTTATCGACGCCAACACCATCCACTACAACGAAATATTGGTTACGGGGGCCAGCGCCTCGACTCGCCAGGACTTTATCCAGGCCATGCACCTGGTAAAGGCCGGGCGGATAGACTTAAAGCAGCTTATATCCCACCGGTTTGCCCTGAAGGACATAGCTCAAGCCCTGGAAGTGGCGCGTTCGGGGGAGGGCCTTAAAGTAATAATCGAACCCCGCTAA